A genomic segment from Candidatus Viadribacter manganicus encodes:
- the rnhA gene encoding ribonuclease HI — translation MSNTVDIWTDGACSGNPGPGGWGAILHYAGVEKELSGAEAATTNNRMELMAAIQALDALKRSSKVRLHTDSKYVMDGVTKWIHGWKKNGWKTADKKPVKNEDLWKRLDEANARHEVTWKWVKGHADNEMNNRADELARNAIGTLKS, via the coding sequence ATGAGCAATACGGTGGACATTTGGACGGACGGCGCGTGCAGCGGAAACCCCGGTCCGGGCGGCTGGGGCGCGATCTTGCATTATGCCGGCGTTGAGAAAGAGCTCTCAGGCGCCGAGGCCGCGACCACCAACAACCGCATGGAGCTGATGGCGGCGATCCAGGCGCTCGACGCATTGAAGCGGTCGAGCAAAGTGCGGCTGCACACCGATTCCAAATACGTGATGGATGGCGTCACAAAATGGATCCACGGCTGGAAGAAGAACGGCTGGAAAACAGCCGACAAGAAGCCCGTGAAGAACGAAGACCTCTGGAAGCGGCTCGATGAAGCCAATGCGCGTCACGAAGTGACCTGGAAATGGGTCAAGGGCCACGCCGACAACGAGATGAACAATCGCGCCGACGAACTGGCGCGCAACGCGATCGGTACGCTGAAGAGCTAG
- a CDS encoding DJ-1/PfpI family protein, which produces MAQPFRIVFILYPRLTQLDFTGPYEVLARVPGVETVIASKDGGALKTEMGLTFADLIKLADVDRADMIMIPGGPGQTDAMLDPDFMAEVKRLGESAKYLTSVCTGSLILAAAGLLAGKRAGSHWAYRELLSNFGAVPDDARVVRDGNVITGGGVTAGIDIALTIAAELAGDDVAKMIQLAIEYAPAPPFNSGRPEIAEEKTVAAVKQLFSGFAQQRREAIERMVGGA; this is translated from the coding sequence ATGGCGCAGCCGTTCCGTATCGTTTTCATCCTCTACCCGCGTCTGACGCAGCTCGACTTCACGGGGCCTTACGAGGTTCTTGCGCGCGTGCCTGGCGTGGAGACCGTCATCGCCTCGAAAGATGGCGGTGCGCTCAAGACCGAGATGGGGCTTACGTTCGCCGATCTCATCAAGCTTGCCGATGTTGATCGCGCCGACATGATCATGATCCCGGGCGGTCCTGGTCAAACCGATGCGATGCTTGATCCGGATTTTATGGCTGAAGTGAAGCGCCTCGGTGAAAGCGCGAAGTATCTGACATCAGTCTGCACCGGCTCGCTTATTCTGGCGGCGGCGGGACTGCTCGCGGGCAAGCGCGCGGGCAGCCATTGGGCCTATCGCGAATTGCTTTCAAACTTTGGCGCTGTGCCGGACGACGCACGCGTTGTGCGCGATGGCAATGTCATCACTGGCGGCGGTGTCACTGCCGGCATCGATATCGCGCTGACGATCGCGGCGGAACTTGCAGGTGACGATGTCGCGAAGATGATCCAGCTCGCCATCGAATATGCGCCGGCGCCGCCGTTCAATAGCGGGCGCCCGGAAATCGCGGAGGAGAAAACCGTCGCTGCTGTGAAGCAGCTCTTCTCTGGTTTTGCTCAGCAGCGGCGTGAAGCGATCGAGCGCATGGTTGGAGGCGCGTGA
- a CDS encoding DUF1272 domain-containing protein encodes MLQLRPNCEVCDRNLPPDSSDARMCSFECTFCADCADGALKGACPNCGGNLERRPVRPAAALVKYPASTERVLRKRA; translated from the coding sequence ATGCTGCAGCTTCGACCCAATTGCGAAGTTTGTGATCGCAACCTGCCGCCGGACAGTTCGGACGCACGCATGTGCAGCTTTGAATGTACATTCTGCGCCGATTGTGCGGATGGCGCGCTCAAAGGGGCGTGTCCCAATTGCGGCGGCAATCTTGAACGGCGCCCGGTCCGGCCTGCTGCGGCGCTGGTGAAGTATCCAGCCTCGACGGAGCGTGTGCTGAGGAAGCGCGCGTAA
- a CDS encoding NfeD family protein: MDTLITFLTSLGPQHWLVFGLILLIAEMASGTTYLLWPAVAAFLTALISLAGFSNWVADIAIFAVLVIVLTAFGRPIVQRWRSENNAEGLNERSKTLIGTRGVITVFANGTGSVKIADTIWRAVSEDALTPGQTVVIDAVDGATLKVKAA; the protein is encoded by the coding sequence ATGGACACGCTGATCACCTTCCTGACGAGCCTCGGCCCGCAGCACTGGCTGGTCTTTGGCCTTATCTTGCTCATCGCTGAGATGGCGTCGGGCACGACGTATCTGCTCTGGCCCGCGGTTGCCGCGTTCCTGACTGCGCTGATCTCGCTTGCCGGTTTCAGCAACTGGGTTGCCGACATCGCGATTTTTGCGGTGCTCGTGATCGTGCTGACCGCGTTCGGGCGCCCGATCGTTCAACGCTGGCGTTCGGAGAACAATGCCGAGGGCCTCAATGAACGTTCCAAGACGTTGATCGGCACGCGCGGGGTGATCACGGTTTTCGCGAACGGCACAGGCTCAGTGAAAATCGCCGACACGATTTGGCGCGCCGTCAGCGAAGATGCGCTGACGCCTGGGCAAACCGTGGTGATCGACGCTGTCGATGGCGCGACGCTTAAGGTGAAGGCGGCCTGA
- a CDS encoding peroxiredoxin, whose translation MIKVGDRLPDVQFNVPGSEGMKQMRTGDVFAGKTVALFAVPGAFTPTCSARHLPSFREHLAEFKAKGIDTVACTAVNDHFVMGAWAKDQNVVDQILMLSDGSADFAKATGLDADFSKFGMGARSKRYSMIVKDGVVSQLHVEEAGEYKVSSAEYLLAQLG comes from the coding sequence ATGATTAAAGTCGGTGATCGGCTGCCGGATGTGCAGTTCAATGTTCCAGGCAGCGAGGGCATGAAGCAGATGCGCACCGGCGACGTCTTTGCCGGCAAGACGGTGGCGCTCTTTGCCGTGCCTGGGGCTTTTACGCCGACGTGCTCGGCGCGCCATTTGCCAAGCTTTCGTGAACACCTTGCCGAGTTCAAAGCCAAAGGCATTGACACTGTCGCTTGCACGGCTGTGAACGATCACTTCGTCATGGGTGCATGGGCGAAGGATCAAAACGTCGTTGACCAAATCCTCATGCTTTCGGACGGCTCCGCGGATTTCGCAAAGGCCACCGGCCTCGACGCCGACTTTTCAAAATTCGGAATGGGCGCGCGATCGAAGCGATATTCAATGATCGTCAAGGATGGGGTGGTATCTCAGCTACACGTTGAAGAAGCTGGTGAATACAAAGTTTCCAGCGCGGAATACTTGCTTGCTCAGTTAGGCTGA
- a CDS encoding SPFH domain-containing protein has translation MTVVIIFAVMALVLAFSAIKVVPQGFQVTVERFGRYTMTLRPGIAFLVPFVDRIGKRMSMMEAVLDVPRQDVITKDNAVVSVDAIVFIQVMDAAKAAYEVENYRLAVLNLCLTNVRTVVGSMDLDEVLSQRDSINARLLTVIDGATHAWGTKVMRVEIKDLQPPADLTQAMARQMKAERERRAQILEAEGDKQAAVLRAEGAKQSAILEAEGRREAAFRDSEAREREAEAEAKATDMVSQAIGKGDVNAIRYFLGLKYVEAFGKLATSNQQRTVIIPADLSGIAGLVEGLRALNAQGEAGAGGPWTAPRAPTPAPR, from the coding sequence ATGACGGTTGTAATCATTTTTGCCGTGATGGCCCTGGTGTTGGCCTTCAGCGCAATCAAGGTTGTGCCGCAAGGCTTCCAAGTCACTGTCGAGCGCTTCGGCCGTTACACGATGACGCTGCGTCCTGGCATCGCTTTTCTTGTTCCTTTCGTTGATCGTATCGGCAAGCGCATGTCGATGATGGAAGCGGTGCTGGATGTGCCGCGCCAAGACGTGATCACCAAGGACAACGCGGTGGTCTCGGTTGACGCCATCGTCTTCATTCAAGTTATGGACGCCGCCAAGGCCGCGTACGAAGTCGAGAATTATCGCCTCGCGGTGTTGAACCTCTGCTTGACCAACGTGCGTACCGTTGTCGGCTCGATGGATCTCGACGAAGTGCTCTCGCAGCGCGACTCGATCAATGCGCGCCTTTTGACCGTCATCGACGGCGCTACCCATGCGTGGGGCACCAAGGTGATGCGCGTCGAAATCAAAGACCTGCAGCCGCCGGCCGACCTCACGCAAGCGATGGCGCGGCAGATGAAGGCAGAGCGTGAACGCCGCGCACAAATTCTGGAAGCCGAAGGCGACAAGCAAGCCGCCGTGTTGCGCGCTGAAGGCGCCAAGCAATCGGCGATCCTTGAAGCTGAAGGCCGCCGCGAAGCCGCGTTCCGCGACTCCGAAGCCCGTGAACGGGAAGCGGAAGCCGAAGCAAAAGCAACCGACATGGTCTCTCAAGCCATTGGCAAGGGCGACGTGAACGCGATCCGTTACTTCCTGGGCCTCAAATACGTCGAAGCCTTCGGCAAACTCGCCACCTCGAACCAGCAGCGAACCGTCATTATTCCGGCGGACCTGTCCGGCATTGCCGGCTTGGTTGAGGGACTGCGCGCTCTAAACGCGCAGGGCGAGGCCGGGGCCGGCGGCCCCTGGACGGCGCCGCGCGCCCCAACGCCGGCGCCGCGCTAA
- a CDS encoding SDR family oxidoreductase — protein sequence MAEPQKTIFVTGAGSGIGRATAQLFAQRGWFVGLFDVNAKGLEETAASLPEGQRLSMEFDVRDRAGWARAVETFGQATNRRMHVLFNNAGVGRGGPIDEMPGDDIDLVLDVNLKGVINGVNAALPLLRETPGARIVNTASVAGIFGAPNMAVYCATKFGVRGLTESLDIEFSKYGVRVVSLMPWFVDTAILDGLPAGSNQGSNRRIRDALTENKTPIYPVSMAAERAWDAAHGSDVHYMVGQAAERARFFARFFPGAMRNQIKKQFSSEG from the coding sequence ATGGCTGAACCGCAAAAAACAATCTTCGTCACTGGCGCAGGCTCCGGTATCGGACGCGCCACCGCTCAACTCTTCGCCCAGCGCGGCTGGTTCGTCGGCCTGTTCGACGTCAACGCAAAGGGGCTCGAAGAAACGGCGGCGTCATTGCCTGAAGGCCAGCGGCTCTCAATGGAGTTCGACGTGCGCGATCGCGCAGGCTGGGCGCGCGCCGTCGAAACGTTCGGCCAAGCCACCAATCGGCGCATGCACGTGCTGTTCAACAATGCCGGCGTCGGCAGAGGCGGCCCGATCGACGAAATGCCCGGCGACGACATCGATCTCGTGCTCGATGTAAACTTGAAAGGCGTAATCAACGGTGTGAACGCGGCGCTGCCTTTGCTGCGCGAAACGCCGGGCGCGCGCATCGTCAATACAGCCTCTGTCGCCGGCATATTCGGCGCGCCGAATATGGCGGTCTATTGCGCGACCAAGTTCGGCGTGCGCGGCCTCACTGAATCGCTCGATATCGAATTTTCGAAGTACGGCGTGCGTGTCGTGAGCTTGATGCCGTGGTTCGTTGACACTGCAATCCTCGACGGATTGCCCGCAGGCTCAAACCAAGGCTCGAACCGGCGCATCCGCGACGCGCTGACGGAAAACAAAACGCCGATCTATCCGGTGAGCATGGCCGCAGAGCGCGCGTGGGACGCCGCTCATGGCAGCGACGTGCACTACATGGTCGGCCAAGCTGCCGAGCGCGCACGTTTCTTCGCCCGGTTCTTCCCCGGCGCGATGCGCAATCAAATCAAGAAGCAATTCTCCAGCGAGGGCTAA
- a CDS encoding YqgE/AlgH family protein → MSDTLTGKLLVAMPGIGDPRFDRTVIMMCAHDAEHAMGVVINKQKEDLTLDEVLGHLGLTVGEEAAERLVLDGGPVRPDRGYVLHSEDFEAGDATQSVAPGVRLTATRDVLEAVASDHAPASYVLALGCAGWDAGQLEDEIRHNAWLVVDFDKAIVFDATLDDKWARAIKTLGLDPSQLSQAAGNA, encoded by the coding sequence ATGAGCGACACGCTGACGGGCAAATTATTGGTGGCGATGCCGGGTATCGGTGACCCGCGCTTTGACCGCACCGTCATCATGATGTGCGCGCACGATGCAGAACACGCGATGGGCGTCGTCATCAACAAGCAAAAGGAAGATCTGACACTGGACGAAGTGTTGGGTCATTTGGGGCTGACGGTCGGTGAGGAAGCGGCCGAGCGACTGGTGCTCGATGGCGGACCGGTGCGGCCAGATCGCGGCTACGTGCTGCACTCGGAAGATTTCGAAGCCGGTGACGCCACGCAGAGCGTCGCGCCGGGCGTGCGACTCACGGCGACGCGCGATGTGCTGGAAGCCGTTGCAAGCGATCATGCGCCGGCAAGCTACGTGCTGGCGCTTGGATGCGCAGGCTGGGACGCGGGCCAGCTTGAAGATGAAATCCGCCACAACGCTTGGCTCGTCGTCGACTTCGACAAGGCGATCGTTTTCGACGCAACGCTCGATGACAAATGGGCGCGCGCAATAAAAACACTGGGTCTTGATCCCTCGCAATTGAGCCAAGCCGCCGGAAACGCGTAA
- a CDS encoding cell wall hydrolase codes for MHLSLFWRRLTILAGEIRTQLMVEIERNPLAVRQGAATIMCLAAAAVAMPVISHRAAEQRDGAEWAATSTAFAAQFEQELLTSDPAAHVQLTSFRTNDGLRARGQATLFESPDARAMMVQAVLRGPTPNQPAQERAVPAEPQIDARQQDCLSQAIYYEARGESQRGQIAVAEVIMNRVRSGAYPNSICGVVYQGSHRSTGCQFTFTCDGSLNHRPRGRAWDRAQRVATAVMSGYTRPITQGATHYHTHAVNPVWNSGLVETTSIESHVFYRFPNRSERAYYQEALARRRGAMGSRRSGTAADELIPETDGVAVDGVQGTVTDEAAPAPGATDAPADTSAANTAIEPREVAT; via the coding sequence ATGCATTTGTCGTTGTTCTGGCGTCGACTGACTATTCTTGCGGGCGAGATTCGGACCCAGCTAATGGTAGAGATCGAACGGAACCCTCTGGCCGTGCGTCAGGGCGCAGCGACGATCATGTGCTTAGCGGCTGCAGCAGTCGCGATGCCTGTGATCTCGCATCGTGCTGCTGAGCAACGGGACGGCGCCGAGTGGGCCGCAACCTCGACCGCGTTCGCCGCGCAGTTCGAGCAAGAACTGCTGACGTCCGATCCGGCCGCTCACGTTCAACTCACGTCCTTCCGCACCAACGATGGCCTGCGCGCGCGCGGCCAAGCCACGTTGTTCGAGAGCCCCGACGCTCGCGCCATGATGGTGCAAGCGGTTCTGCGTGGCCCGACGCCTAACCAACCCGCTCAAGAGCGAGCCGTTCCTGCCGAACCGCAGATCGATGCACGTCAGCAAGACTGCTTGTCCCAGGCGATCTATTACGAAGCGCGCGGCGAGAGCCAACGCGGCCAGATCGCGGTTGCCGAAGTCATCATGAACCGCGTTCGCTCGGGCGCGTACCCGAACTCGATTTGCGGCGTCGTCTATCAGGGCTCGCACCGTTCGACCGGGTGCCAGTTCACGTTCACCTGCGACGGTTCGCTGAACCATCGTCCGCGTGGCCGCGCCTGGGATCGCGCTCAGCGCGTCGCGACAGCTGTGATGTCAGGCTACACGCGCCCGATCACGCAGGGCGCCACCCACTATCACACCCATGCTGTGAACCCGGTTTGGAATTCTGGCCTGGTCGAAACCACCTCGATCGAAAGCCACGTCTTTTATCGCTTCCCGAACCGCTCTGAGCGCGCCTACTACCAGGAAGCTCTGGCCCGCCGTCGTGGCGCGATGGGTTCACGTCGCAGCGGCACGGCCGCTGACGAGCTGATCCCGGAAACGGATGGCGTTGCGGTTGATGGCGTCCAAGGCACGGTGACGGACGAGGCGGCGCCAGCGCCGGGCGCGACCGACGCTCCGGCCGACACGAGCGCCGCCAACACCGCGATCGAGCCGCGCGAAGTCGCGACCTGA
- a CDS encoding DUF6265 family protein encodes MRLVLFFAALLFAPAAFAQDVSDLRWLRGCWQTEPPREAESGATFTEVWIAPEAPIILGYDYHEGEGEIQGWSQMRIESNGAPELVDMPLGSFPIRYRLMDEEVDNHVSFQNLEHDFPQRIEYRREGNRLYRRISNGGVDAQEFIFHRIRCPASLRP; translated from the coding sequence ATGCGCCTCGTCCTCTTCTTCGCCGCCCTGCTCTTCGCGCCCGCCGCTTTCGCGCAGGACGTTTCCGATCTTCGCTGGCTCCGCGGCTGCTGGCAGACAGAGCCGCCACGCGAGGCGGAAAGCGGCGCGACATTCACGGAAGTGTGGATCGCGCCCGAAGCGCCGATCATCCTTGGCTACGATTATCACGAGGGCGAAGGCGAGATTCAGGGCTGGTCGCAGATGCGCATCGAGTCCAATGGCGCGCCCGAACTTGTCGATATGCCGCTCGGCTCGTTTCCAATCCGCTATCGGCTGATGGACGAAGAGGTCGACAACCACGTGAGCTTCCAAAATCTCGAGCACGATTTCCCGCAGCGGATCGAATATCGGCGCGAAGGCAATCGTCTCTATCGTCGCATCTCCAATGGCGGCGTGGATGCGCAAGAATTCATCTTCCACCGCATCCGCTGCCCCGCTAGCTTGCGGCCATGA
- a CDS encoding homoserine kinase, producing the protein MAVYTTLSDSDVAALMAQYDIGNAVTCEGIAEGVENTNYKLTTPQGRFILTLFEKRVSETDLPFFMGVMERLAARRFPAPMPIAARSGSHLVRVAGKPAAIVSFLDGVWPRVWNGAHCAAIGDALARMHVALDGFEQTRANRLSIDGWETLIKPRLSEAEALRPGLAAEVARDLAEVRAAWPSQLPRGAIHADLFPDNAFFVGDQLSGVIDFYFACTDLLAYDLAACLNAWCFDGVRYDLERGRAMIQAYANVRPLSAGERAALPVLARGAALRFFATRLTDWSTTPEGATVTPKDPLEYADKLRFHRQAQRAADYGA; encoded by the coding sequence ATGGCCGTCTACACAACCCTGTCCGATAGCGATGTCGCCGCGCTCATGGCGCAGTACGACATTGGCAATGCTGTGACCTGCGAGGGCATCGCCGAGGGCGTCGAGAACACCAACTACAAACTGACGACGCCGCAGGGCCGCTTCATCCTCACGTTGTTCGAAAAACGCGTCTCCGAAACAGACCTGCCGTTCTTCATGGGCGTGATGGAACGGCTGGCGGCGCGGCGGTTTCCGGCGCCAATGCCGATTGCGGCGCGCAGCGGCTCACACCTCGTGCGCGTGGCCGGCAAGCCCGCGGCGATTGTCTCGTTTCTCGACGGCGTTTGGCCGCGCGTGTGGAATGGCGCCCATTGCGCGGCGATTGGCGATGCGTTGGCGCGCATGCATGTGGCGCTGGATGGTTTCGAGCAGACGCGCGCGAATAGGCTCAGCATCGATGGCTGGGAAACGCTGATCAAACCGCGCCTCAGCGAGGCTGAAGCTCTGCGGCCAGGATTGGCGGCCGAGGTGGCGCGCGATCTTGCGGAAGTGCGCGCGGCTTGGCCGAGCCAGCTCCCGCGCGGCGCCATTCATGCCGATCTCTTTCCGGACAACGCCTTCTTCGTCGGCGACCAGCTCAGCGGCGTCATCGACTTCTATTTCGCCTGCACCGATTTGCTCGCTTACGATTTAGCGGCGTGCCTGAACGCGTGGTGCTTCGATGGCGTCCGCTACGATTTGGAACGCGGACGAGCGATGATCCAAGCCTACGCCAACGTGCGCCCACTCAGCGCCGGCGAACGCGCTGCCCTGCCGGTGCTGGCGCGCGGCGCGGCGCTGCGCTTCTTCGCGACACGCCTCACCGATTGGAGCACGACGCCAGAGGGCGCGACCGTGACGCCGAAGGATCCGCTGGAGTATGCGGACAAGTTGAGGTTCCATCGCCAAGCGCAGCGAGCGGCCGACTATGGCGCCTAG
- a CDS encoding vWA domain-containing protein → MSKSPLFAYILLDRSGSMEGCRDTTIDAFNEYVMGLRRSAEVDARVTLTIFDSGSIDTLQQAEPAKSSLELNRHNYVPRASTPLLDAIGHAVADIDKVELRPNEKVGLVILTDGHENASTEHTKDTIRKLLTDRQDNKGWLVTFLGADIDAFAEAGAIGIKGGNYLALKKAKLRESMGHAYASQARYVQSGDFDTAAFRDDERKDVNDDTPKS, encoded by the coding sequence ATGAGCAAATCCCCGCTTTTCGCTTACATTCTGCTTGATCGTTCTGGCTCTATGGAGGGTTGCCGCGACACAACAATCGACGCGTTCAATGAATACGTCATGGGACTGCGGCGGTCCGCTGAAGTTGACGCGCGCGTCACGCTGACGATTTTCGACTCCGGCAGCATCGATACGCTGCAGCAAGCCGAACCCGCGAAAAGCTCTCTTGAACTGAACCGCCACAACTACGTGCCGCGCGCATCCACGCCGCTTCTGGACGCGATCGGCCACGCCGTTGCCGACATCGACAAAGTCGAGCTGCGGCCAAACGAGAAAGTCGGCCTGGTGATCCTCACCGACGGCCACGAAAACGCCAGCACGGAGCACACCAAGGATACGATCCGCAAGCTGCTGACCGACCGCCAAGATAACAAAGGTTGGCTCGTCACCTTTCTCGGCGCCGATATCGATGCGTTCGCCGAAGCCGGCGCTATCGGCATCAAAGGCGGCAACTATCTTGCGCTGAAAAAGGCGAAGCTGCGCGAATCCATGGGCCACGCCTACGCATCGCAGGCGCGCTACGTCCAATCGGGCGATTTCGATACGGCTGCGTTCCGCGACGACGAACGCAAAGACGTCAACGACGACACGCCGAAGAGCTAA
- a CDS encoding GlxA family transcriptional regulator, with the protein MSKKPPFQPKPRDVLIVLFPGFQIIDAAGPIGAFEIAARYAPGAYTIRTAAPAAGLAPSSSGVPMPAEALSGRAKVDTFIVVGGNGTGDAMRDANFIRAISKAPARARRVASVCSGAFLLAQAGLLKGKRATTHWRRAAQLAQMFPDVRVEADCIHIKDGAVWTSAGVTAGIDLALAMIAEDLGEDLAADVAREMVVYAKRPGGQAQHSALLELDSAASRFAPLNAWMREHLAEDLSVERLAAQAAMSPRNFARAYATETGVTPAKAVERLRAETARTALAQGGAIQEIARRTGFGDPERMRRAFMRLYGAPPAAMRRTLRRA; encoded by the coding sequence ATGTCAAAGAAGCCTCCTTTTCAGCCAAAGCCGCGCGACGTGCTGATCGTGCTGTTTCCGGGCTTTCAGATCATCGATGCAGCCGGCCCCATCGGCGCGTTCGAGATTGCGGCCCGCTACGCGCCGGGCGCTTACACGATACGAACGGCGGCGCCGGCAGCAGGATTAGCACCCTCATCATCGGGCGTGCCGATGCCAGCGGAAGCGCTGAGCGGCCGCGCCAAGGTAGACACGTTCATCGTCGTCGGCGGTAACGGCACTGGCGATGCGATGCGCGATGCGAACTTCATCCGCGCCATCAGCAAAGCGCCAGCGCGTGCACGGCGAGTAGCGAGCGTTTGCTCCGGCGCTTTCCTGCTGGCGCAAGCGGGATTGCTCAAAGGCAAGCGCGCGACAACACATTGGCGGCGCGCAGCGCAATTGGCGCAGATGTTTCCGGACGTGCGCGTCGAAGCTGATTGCATCCACATCAAGGATGGGGCGGTGTGGACCTCCGCCGGCGTAACCGCGGGCATCGACCTTGCGCTAGCGATGATCGCCGAAGATCTCGGTGAAGATCTTGCAGCAGACGTCGCGCGCGAGATGGTGGTGTACGCTAAACGCCCCGGCGGTCAGGCGCAGCACTCCGCTTTGCTTGAACTCGACAGCGCCGCCTCGCGCTTTGCGCCTCTCAATGCCTGGATGCGCGAGCACTTGGCGGAAGATCTCTCCGTCGAGCGCTTGGCGGCGCAAGCGGCGATGAGCCCACGAAACTTCGCGCGCGCCTACGCCACGGAAACCGGCGTCACGCCCGCTAAAGCTGTCGAGCGTCTGCGCGCGGAAACAGCACGCACGGCATTGGCTCAAGGCGGCGCCATCCAAGAGATCGCACGCCGCACCGGCTTCGGCGATCCCGAACGCATGCGGCGCGCTTTCATGCGCCTCTACGGCGCCCCACCCGCCGCAATGCGCCGGACGCTACGGCGCGCTTGA
- a CDS encoding Acg family FMN-binding oxidoreductase — protein sequence MTTRRHVLEWLAAAPVLSACSGGGADLPDPAAAWRDPGAAEADVRRFALAHAILAPNPHNTQPWLVDLDDGDAITLYCDLDRRLPFTDPLDRQITIGCGCFLELYRMAAGMGGYWPTIEFFPEGEPTPRLDTRPIARVTLGPQQQQPNGYPTSAQITRRRTNRKPFEARVPDATMLDELVNAVVGMGEEYTGAMFWTNEAARVAQARDLVWRAWDRELRTEGAAAETYEWLRFGREEIARHLDGLSIDAPGIGIFRILGQLDREELIDPNSEANKTAARDWRELAMTSPAFVWLTSNGDTPGARLNAGRAYARFALAASDAGLAIHPWSQALQEYQEMADLYAEMRTFLAPPEGDTVQMLVRIGYGQDVPPSPRRGVDAILRPPSP from the coding sequence ATGACGACGCGCAGACATGTGCTGGAGTGGCTCGCCGCAGCGCCCGTGCTGAGCGCGTGCAGCGGCGGCGGCGCAGATTTGCCCGATCCCGCCGCGGCCTGGCGCGATCCTGGCGCAGCTGAAGCCGATGTGCGCCGCTTTGCGTTGGCGCATGCGATCCTGGCCCCGAACCCACACAACACGCAGCCATGGCTGGTCGATCTCGACGATGGCGACGCCATCACACTCTATTGCGATCTCGACCGGCGCCTGCCCTTCACCGATCCGCTCGATCGTCAGATCACTATCGGCTGCGGCTGCTTTCTCGAACTCTATCGCATGGCTGCGGGGATGGGCGGCTATTGGCCGACGATTGAATTCTTCCCCGAAGGCGAGCCAACGCCGCGCTTGGATACGCGCCCCATCGCGCGCGTCACGCTCGGCCCGCAACAGCAACAACCCAATGGTTATCCAACGAGCGCGCAAATCACCCGCCGCCGCACAAATCGCAAACCCTTCGAAGCGCGCGTGCCGGATGCGACGATGCTCGATGAACTGGTCAACGCAGTCGTCGGCATGGGCGAGGAATATACCGGCGCCATGTTCTGGACGAACGAGGCCGCGCGCGTCGCGCAGGCGCGCGATCTTGTATGGCGCGCCTGGGACCGCGAGTTGCGCACCGAAGGCGCAGCGGCCGAGACCTATGAATGGCTGCGCTTTGGGCGCGAGGAGATCGCCCGCCATCTCGATGGCTTGAGCATCGATGCGCCTGGCATCGGCATCTTCCGCATACTCGGCCAACTCGATCGCGAAGAGCTGATCGATCCGAACTCAGAGGCCAACAAAACCGCCGCGCGCGATTGGCGCGAACTGGCGATGACTTCGCCGGCGTTTGTCTGGCTTACCTCCAACGGCGATACGCCGGGCGCCCGACTGAATGCGGGCCGCGCCTATGCGCGTTTTGCGCTAGCGGCGTCCGATGCGGGGCTGGCGATCCATCCGTGGAGCCAAGCGCTGCAGGAATACCAGGAAATGGCCGACCTCTACGCCGAGATGCGCACGTTCCTTGCGCCGCCCGAAGGCGACACCGTGCAGATGCTGGTGCGGATTGGCTACGGCCAGGATGTGCCGCCATCGCCGCGACGCGGCGTCGACGCTATTCTCAGGCCGCCTTCACCTTAA